From the Montipora capricornis isolate CH-2021 chromosome 2, ASM3666992v2, whole genome shotgun sequence genome, one window contains:
- the LOC138022121 gene encoding fatty-acid amide hydrolase 2-A-like isoform X1, with amino-acid sequence MKAAEIPRLSNDFSSRGLVGHFRFSYKTKSCPCLLFYHLSLVRQGGCAIKIIADDDYLLVANLLILQGYAFRKKHPGQTRFPSINAVVADRFSDAIGEAKEIDEMLCKMNREERDELAATKPFLGVPFTAKESFAVTGLPNSGGLVARQDHIADDDAVVVRRLRCAGAIPMALSNCSELCMWWESANKVYGRTCNPFDFSKIVGGSSGGEGAIIGAGGSVIGIGADIGGSIRMPSFFNGIFGHKPSPNVVPNSGQFPDATGNRQQFLCTGPMCRYADDLKPLLMVMAGESAASLNLDDPVDVSKLRIFTVEDCGGNFLVSNVSHELKQAQQYICQQFEKKRGVKVQPLKVDRLASSIEIWSSMMSSAAQKPFCFYMGNLEAAVNPYWELMKSCVGLSNHTIPAIGLGILEKIESLTPKGVLESFLQMGDELRQELESVLGEDGVLLYPSHPSTALNHNQPLLFPFNFSYTAIFNVLYLPVTQCPVGLSEAGLPLGVQVVAANNKDRLCIAVAMEIERLCGGWDGLYNKKLNMAVNSEKQVDT; translated from the exons ATGAAAGCCGCTGAAATTCCGCGGCTTTCTAATGACTTCAGCTCGCGAGGACTTGTGGGACACTTTCGGTTCTcgtacaaaacaaaaagttgtccttgtcttttattttatcacCTGTCACTTGTACGTCAGGGCGGCTGCGCCATAAAAATCATTGCGGATGATGACTATCTCTTGGTAGCAAACCTCCTTATTTTGCAAGGCTACGCTTTTAGAAAGAAACATCCCGGCCAAACTCGGTTTCCAAG CATCAATGCTGTGGTAGCCGATCGCTTCTCGGATGCTATAGGAGAGGCGAAAGAAATCGACGAAATGCTCTGCAAAATGAACCGGGAGGAGAGAGACGAGCTAGCGGCGACCAAACCCTTCTTGGGCGTACCGTTTACTGCCAAGGAATCGTTTGCAGTGACAGGTCTTCCTAACAGTGGTGGGCTTGTGGCTCGTCAAGATCACATTGCTGACGACGATGCCGTCGTTGTTCGCCGTTTGCGCTGCGCTGGAGCGATACCAATGGCTTTATCCAACTGTAGTGAGTTATGTATGTGGTGGGAGTCAGCCAATAAGGTGTATGGTAGAACTTGCAATCCCTTTGACTTTTCCAAGATAGTGGGTGGAAGTTCAGGAGGGGAGGGTGCTATCATTGGTGCTGGTGGATCGGTTATTGGGATTGGTGCAG ACATTGGTGGCAGCATCAGAATGCCATCTTTTTTTAATGGAATATTTGGACACAAACCAAGTccaaatgttgtacccaatagTGGTCAGTTTCCAGATGCTACTGGCAACAGACAGCAGTTCCTTTGTACAGGACCCATGTGTAGATATGCTGACGATCTCAAACCTTTGCTTATG GTTATGGCAGGAGAGAGTGCAGCATCACTAAATCTCGATGATCCTGTAGATGTTTCTAAACTGAGGATTTTCACTGTAGAGGACTGTGGAGGAAACTTCTTGGTATCAAATGTCAGCCATGAACTTAAGCAGGCCCAACAGTACATCTGCcaacaatttgagaagaagCGTGGAGTTAAAGTGCAACCTCTTAAGGTTGACAGACTTGCTTCATCTATTGAGATTTGGTCATCCATGATGTCATCTGCTGCacaaaagccattttgtttttacatGGGAAACCTGGAGGCCGCAGTGAATCCTTATTGGGAATTAATGAAGTCGTGCGTAGGACTCTCAAATCATACAATTCCTGCTATTGGCTTGGGAATTCTGGAAAAGATTGAGTCATTAACCCCAAAGGGTGTGTTGGAGTCGTTTCTTCAAATGGGAGATGAATTACGACAAGAACTTGAATCTGTTTTGGGTGAAGATGGAGTATTGCTCTATCCCTCCCACCCATCCACTGCACTAAACCATAACCAGCCTTTGTTGTTTCCATTTAATTTCTCATACACAGCCATTtttaatgtcctttatttgCCTGTAACACAGTGTCCTGTTGGTTTGAGCGAAGCAGGACTACCTCTTGGTGTTCAGGTAGTGGCAGCAAACAACAAGGATCGCTTGTGTATTGCTGTTGCCATGGAGATTGAAAGGCTTTGTGGTGGCTGGGATGGGTTGTACAACAAAAAGTTAAACATGGCTGTTAATTCAGAGAAGCAAGTGGATACttaa
- the LOC138022121 gene encoding fatty-acid amide hydrolase 2-A-like isoform X2, with the protein MSTDHVFKRPIHGYLKLPATKLAEKIRQFEIGVEELLHVFIERIYAINPSINAVVADRFSDAIGEAKEIDEMLCKMNREERDELAATKPFLGVPFTAKESFAVTGLPNSGGLVARQDHIADDDAVVVRRLRCAGAIPMALSNCSELCMWWESANKVYGRTCNPFDFSKIVGGSSGGEGAIIGAGGSVIGIGADIGGSIRMPSFFNGIFGHKPSPNVVPNSGQFPDATGNRQQFLCTGPMCRYADDLKPLLMVMAGESAASLNLDDPVDVSKLRIFTVEDCGGNFLVSNVSHELKQAQQYICQQFEKKRGVKVQPLKVDRLASSIEIWSSMMSSAAQKPFCFYMGNLEAAVNPYWELMKSCVGLSNHTIPAIGLGILEKIESLTPKGVLESFLQMGDELRQELESVLGEDGVLLYPSHPSTALNHNQPLLFPFNFSYTAIFNVLYLPVTQCPVGLSEAGLPLGVQVVAANNKDRLCIAVAMEIERLCGGWDGLYNKKLNMAVNSEKQVDT; encoded by the exons ATGTCCACCGACCACGTTTTCAAGAGGCCTATCCATGGCTATCTGAAACTTCCGGCAACAAAATTAGCCGAAAAGATTCGCCAGTTTGAAATCGGTGTAGAAGAATTATTGCATGTGTTTATAGAGAGGATTTATGCCATTAATCCTAGCATCAATGCTGTGGTAGCCGATCGCTTCTCGGATGCTATAGGAGAGGCGAAAGAAATCGACGAAATGCTCTGCAAAATGAACCGGGAGGAGAGAGACGAGCTAGCGGCGACCAAACCCTTCTTGGGCGTACCGTTTACTGCCAAGGAATCGTTTGCAGTGACAGGTCTTCCTAACAGTGGTGGGCTTGTGGCTCGTCAAGATCACATTGCTGACGACGATGCCGTCGTTGTTCGCCGTTTGCGCTGCGCTGGAGCGATACCAATGGCTTTATCCAACTGTAGTGAGTTATGTATGTGGTGGGAGTCAGCCAATAAGGTGTATGGTAGAACTTGCAATCCCTTTGACTTTTCCAAGATAGTGGGTGGAAGTTCAGGAGGGGAGGGTGCTATCATTGGTGCTGGTGGATCGGTTATTGGGATTGGTGCAG ACATTGGTGGCAGCATCAGAATGCCATCTTTTTTTAATGGAATATTTGGACACAAACCAAGTccaaatgttgtacccaatagTGGTCAGTTTCCAGATGCTACTGGCAACAGACAGCAGTTCCTTTGTACAGGACCCATGTGTAGATATGCTGACGATCTCAAACCTTTGCTTATG GTTATGGCAGGAGAGAGTGCAGCATCACTAAATCTCGATGATCCTGTAGATGTTTCTAAACTGAGGATTTTCACTGTAGAGGACTGTGGAGGAAACTTCTTGGTATCAAATGTCAGCCATGAACTTAAGCAGGCCCAACAGTACATCTGCcaacaatttgagaagaagCGTGGAGTTAAAGTGCAACCTCTTAAGGTTGACAGACTTGCTTCATCTATTGAGATTTGGTCATCCATGATGTCATCTGCTGCacaaaagccattttgtttttacatGGGAAACCTGGAGGCCGCAGTGAATCCTTATTGGGAATTAATGAAGTCGTGCGTAGGACTCTCAAATCATACAATTCCTGCTATTGGCTTGGGAATTCTGGAAAAGATTGAGTCATTAACCCCAAAGGGTGTGTTGGAGTCGTTTCTTCAAATGGGAGATGAATTACGACAAGAACTTGAATCTGTTTTGGGTGAAGATGGAGTATTGCTCTATCCCTCCCACCCATCCACTGCACTAAACCATAACCAGCCTTTGTTGTTTCCATTTAATTTCTCATACACAGCCATTtttaatgtcctttatttgCCTGTAACACAGTGTCCTGTTGGTTTGAGCGAAGCAGGACTACCTCTTGGTGTTCAGGTAGTGGCAGCAAACAACAAGGATCGCTTGTGTATTGCTGTTGCCATGGAGATTGAAAGGCTTTGTGGTGGCTGGGATGGGTTGTACAACAAAAAGTTAAACATGGCTGTTAATTCAGAGAAGCAAGTGGATACttaa